One Halomonas sp. M4R1S46 genomic window carries:
- a CDS encoding HlyD family type I secretion periplasmic adaptor subunit, which produces MTSSRRGAEQQGFEAIGRFSEAGGRPFRPFIDRLFARRVTAAHLDRDWASDADWARLQQDPLRARAFLYVVLLAVAALIAWSAFAAIDEVTRGTGRVIPSSQLQRVQSFDGGVVQEILVEEGDRVVAGQLLMRIDPTRFLATFRENRARAQALEVRAERLRALVTASDFTPSASLREEAPALVTRERELYESSLEALAEQKSILEERLAQRRAELDEARSRRDTAARELGMASQELNLTRPLLETGAVSEVEVLRLQREVSKASGERNQAAAQVERLQAAIEEAQAQLREVTLETRNEWRNELSRTLGDLSALDESSTGLEDRVRLAEIRSPVDGVVQRLGITTLGGVVQPGQEVVDIVPTDDALLVEARIAPQDIAFLRPGQPATIKLTAYDFAIYGGLEAELDHISADTITDDEGNTFYLVRVRTRESGNAHEALDVIPGMTAQVDILTGKRTVMQYLLKPVLRTWDNAMGER; this is translated from the coding sequence ATGACCTCCTCGCGTCGCGGTGCCGAGCAGCAGGGGTTCGAGGCCATCGGTCGGTTCTCCGAGGCCGGCGGTCGTCCCTTCCGTCCCTTCATCGATCGTCTCTTCGCCCGTCGCGTGACGGCGGCGCATCTCGACCGCGACTGGGCGAGCGACGCCGACTGGGCGCGGCTACAGCAGGATCCGCTGCGGGCCAGGGCCTTCCTCTACGTGGTGTTGCTGGCGGTGGCGGCCCTCATCGCCTGGTCGGCCTTCGCCGCAATCGACGAGGTGACCCGCGGGACCGGACGGGTGATCCCCTCGAGCCAGCTGCAGAGGGTGCAGTCCTTCGATGGCGGGGTGGTTCAGGAGATCCTGGTCGAGGAGGGCGACCGGGTGGTGGCGGGGCAGCTGCTGATGCGCATCGACCCGACGCGCTTCCTGGCCACCTTCCGGGAGAACCGGGCCAGGGCCCAGGCCCTGGAGGTCCGCGCCGAGCGCCTGAGGGCGCTGGTCACGGCGTCCGACTTCACGCCCTCCGCCTCCCTGCGCGAGGAGGCGCCCGCGCTCGTGACGCGGGAGCGGGAGCTCTACGAGAGCAGTCTGGAGGCGTTGGCGGAGCAGAAGAGCATCCTCGAGGAACGCCTGGCGCAGCGGCGTGCCGAACTCGACGAGGCCCGATCGCGACGGGACACCGCCGCGCGGGAGCTGGGCATGGCCAGCCAGGAGCTGAACCTGACCCGGCCGCTGCTGGAGACCGGAGCGGTCTCCGAGGTCGAGGTGTTGCGGCTGCAGCGCGAGGTCTCCAAGGCCAGCGGCGAGCGGAACCAGGCGGCGGCCCAGGTGGAGCGCCTGCAGGCCGCCATCGAGGAAGCCCAGGCGCAACTGCGCGAGGTGACCCTGGAGACCCGCAACGAATGGCGCAATGAACTTTCCCGGACGCTCGGCGACCTGTCGGCACTGGATGAGTCCAGCACCGGCCTCGAGGACCGGGTGCGGTTGGCCGAGATTCGCTCGCCCGTCGACGGGGTCGTGCAGCGCCTGGGGATCACCACCCTCGGGGGGGTGGTGCAGCCGGGCCAGGAGGTGGTCGATATCGTGCCCACCGACGATGCCCTGCTGGTGGAGGCGCGCATCGCCCCCCAGGACATAGCCTTCCTGCGCCCGGGACAGCCGGCGACCATCAAGCTCACCGCCTACGATTTCGCCATCTACGGGGGGCTCGAGGCCGAGCTCGACCACATCAGTGCCGACACCATCACCGACGACGAGGGCAATACCTTCTATCTGGTTCGGGTCCGCACCCGGGAGAGCGGCAACGCGCACGAGGCGCTGGACGTCATCCCCGGGATGACCGCCCAGGTGGATATCCTCACCGGCAAGCGCACCGTGATGCAGTACCTCCTCAAGCCGGTCCTGCGGACCTGGGACAATGCCATGGGAGAGCGATGA
- a CDS encoding response regulator transcription factor: MAQLFVCRGHDEVPRWREAFAEARLVGPEQARAQAVAGDRVWVTSDLDQWSGLVTTLSQRGAILSVLSYAPNSLEAFQALGAGARGYAHALSPPELLRQVETVVTHQGIWVWPELLARLVGGAFRSLGGEAMLQEETLACLTERERAVALAVAEGLSNKAVARRLAITERTVKAHLGAVFRKLGVRDRIQLVLKLSRQEQDAL, translated from the coding sequence ATGGCGCAGTTGTTCGTGTGTCGGGGGCACGACGAGGTGCCGCGCTGGCGCGAGGCCTTCGCCGAGGCTCGGCTGGTCGGGCCCGAGCAGGCGCGGGCCCAGGCCGTCGCCGGGGACCGGGTCTGGGTGACCAGCGACCTGGACCAGTGGTCGGGGCTCGTGACCACCCTCAGCCAACGTGGTGCCATCCTCAGCGTGCTGAGCTATGCGCCGAACTCCCTCGAGGCCTTCCAGGCGCTGGGGGCCGGCGCCCGGGGCTACGCCCATGCCCTCTCGCCCCCCGAGCTGTTGCGCCAGGTGGAGACGGTGGTGACTCACCAGGGTATCTGGGTCTGGCCGGAGTTGCTCGCCCGGTTGGTGGGGGGCGCCTTCCGCAGCCTGGGCGGCGAGGCCATGCTGCAGGAGGAGACCCTGGCGTGCCTGACCGAGCGCGAGCGGGCGGTGGCCCTGGCCGTGGCCGAGGGGCTGAGCAACAAGGCCGTGGCCAGGCGCCTGGCCATCACCGAGCGAACGGTCAAGGCGCATCTGGGGGCCGTGTTCCGCAAGCTTGGCGTGCGCGACCGCATTCAGCTGGTTCTCAAGCTCTCCCGCCAGGAGCAGGATGCGCTCTGA
- a CDS encoding retention module-containing protein — translation MTIATVVSITGQAWARDAAGQLRELDVGDSLQEGETLVTSDNGRVMLDFGDHLEPTAIGEGREVVMTPELTADAPVEAADASAQDADLEALLTAIDEGQGDLLEDLDATAAGAGAGGGSDGGHSFVRLARISESVDSLAFDFAATALDGPDAVRLEGGAVAAEESDDEPVVGAEDPEGGGEATEAPDDVPVVDPEGGGGAAEDPDDVPTVTAPDLDADGDVVWESALPEGSGGGTTTTGGRLQIDTGDDQLALIEVQDANGAWIAITADGTAVQGAYGTLTVDTDGGWSYSLDANTLDHAGTGLTGDADQVQEPFAVRVTDDDGDVSPEATLILDVNDDGPGIAASVSDGDSITLNTQDADLTDTDTDTDTDTDTDTDTDTDTDTDTDTDTATASFAAAFTVGSSAYGADGAGSTSWSYALELAAADGSDSGLTSGGDPVYLYLVGGEVIGSTAASAGAVADANTAFTLAVDGNGSVTLTQRATVDHDRADTSDYASDQQGLGSGLVNLVGTVTITDREGDSASDSETLDLGGNILFDDDGPGVIPNADYTAPALTLDESPLSADGIASVSGDFRGAFATTIDHGNDGAGGVAYGLSLSGADLGSGLYALGADGAAGGEIQLAMDGDDILGQLDGTEYFRIGVDDSGTLTFSQSANIWHGAGEAAHDDAETLQAASGTLLLTQTVTDADGDSASATVDLSAGVFTIEDDGPRPFFPQAAHVLLAVDAPEATQQTVTQSLNFLPGTDGLGDIVFDLALVDGKQAFLSVEGNQLYLANEPLSLQYTDDTHRGIQAVTDDGDIGFEATIDAEGNVTYTVFSGSIMTDSKLTSLTDLSGIGGGNVAFKGLNIGTKQTPDPDGTDDVLVSSDILPLGDTDQGTVNSTNATLGVGEGAEISGGEIMRYDLVSNLSVDDTRNAESYSFDGYQETLAFSQGIVVSGGKEASFFLRIYSMGLDESATGASQSLVSGPGGEGQLTLTADEVRIHDENGIEQSGHVTANADGSVLVEGLQDGWSFEIVSVDGSLAHEAFNAVEIEGVELADGAATGLKLGSFSYGQEASVSPVSFELPVIGTDADGDSRDGQVAITVYPDSESIVGDGQGNTLSGTGGDDSLFGLEGDDTLMGGQGDDVLAGGLGADTFAWQFGDGGDQGAPGTPAIDLVTDFNLNEADEGDALLLTDLLQDSDGESDFANYLHAVDDGQGNTLLHVSTSGAFSDGFSSAESDQVIALNGVSMEGADSSAFLQSLIDSGQLDIE, via the coding sequence ATGACCATCGCAACCGTTGTTTCCATCACCGGTCAGGCCTGGGCGCGGGACGCCGCCGGCCAGCTACGTGAACTCGACGTCGGCGACAGCCTGCAGGAGGGCGAGACTCTCGTCACCTCGGACAATGGTCGGGTGATGCTCGACTTCGGCGACCATCTCGAGCCGACGGCGATCGGGGAAGGCCGGGAGGTCGTCATGACGCCCGAGCTCACTGCCGATGCGCCGGTCGAGGCGGCGGATGCCAGCGCCCAGGATGCGGACCTCGAGGCCCTGCTGACGGCCATCGATGAAGGGCAGGGGGACCTGCTCGAGGATCTGGACGCGACCGCTGCCGGGGCCGGTGCCGGCGGTGGCAGCGATGGGGGGCACAGTTTCGTGCGCCTGGCGCGGATCAGCGAGAGCGTCGATTCGCTGGCCTTCGACTTCGCTGCCACTGCGCTGGACGGGCCCGACGCGGTCCGGCTCGAGGGCGGTGCCGTGGCGGCGGAAGAATCCGATGATGAGCCGGTGGTGGGCGCCGAGGACCCCGAGGGCGGCGGCGAGGCGACGGAAGCTCCCGATGATGTGCCGGTGGTGGACCCCGAGGGCGGCGGCGGGGCGGCGGAAGATCCCGATGATGTGCCGACGGTGACCGCCCCCGACCTCGACGCGGACGGCGACGTGGTCTGGGAGTCCGCACTGCCAGAGGGCAGCGGTGGCGGCACCACGACCACCGGCGGCCGCCTGCAGATCGACACCGGCGACGACCAACTGGCGCTGATCGAGGTGCAGGACGCCAATGGCGCCTGGATCGCCATCACCGCCGACGGCACCGCCGTGCAGGGCGCCTACGGCACCTTGACGGTCGACACGGACGGCGGCTGGAGCTACAGCCTCGACGCCAACACCCTGGACCATGCCGGTACCGGCCTGACGGGCGACGCCGACCAGGTGCAGGAGCCGTTCGCGGTGCGGGTCACCGACGACGATGGCGACGTCTCGCCGGAGGCGACCCTGATCCTCGACGTCAACGACGATGGCCCGGGCATCGCAGCCAGCGTGTCCGATGGTGACAGCATCACCCTCAACACCCAGGATGCCGACCTCACCGACACCGACACCGACACCGACACCGACACCGACACCGACACCGACACCGACACCGACACCGACACCGACACCGACACCGACACCGCCACGGCCAGCTTTGCCGCTGCCTTCACGGTGGGCAGTAGCGCCTATGGCGCCGACGGGGCCGGTAGCACCAGCTGGAGCTATGCGCTCGAGTTGGCGGCGGCCGACGGCAGCGACTCGGGGCTGACCAGCGGTGGCGATCCCGTCTATCTCTACCTGGTCGGCGGCGAGGTGATCGGCTCCACGGCCGCGAGCGCCGGAGCGGTGGCCGACGCCAACACCGCCTTCACCCTCGCGGTGGATGGCAATGGCAGCGTGACCCTGACCCAGAGGGCGACGGTCGACCACGACCGCGCCGATACCAGCGACTACGCCAGTGACCAGCAAGGGCTGGGCAGCGGGCTGGTGAACCTGGTAGGCACGGTAACCATCACCGATCGTGAGGGTGACTCGGCCAGCGACAGTGAGACGCTGGATCTGGGCGGCAATATCCTGTTCGATGACGACGGCCCCGGCGTGATTCCGAACGCGGACTATACGGCCCCGGCGCTGACCCTGGACGAGTCGCCGCTGTCGGCGGATGGCATCGCCAGCGTCAGCGGCGACTTCCGCGGCGCCTTCGCCACGACCATCGACCATGGCAACGACGGTGCCGGCGGCGTGGCCTATGGCCTGTCGCTGAGCGGTGCCGACCTGGGTTCCGGACTCTATGCGCTGGGCGCCGACGGGGCGGCCGGCGGCGAGATCCAGCTGGCCATGGACGGGGACGACATCCTCGGCCAGCTCGACGGCACCGAGTACTTCCGCATCGGCGTGGACGACAGCGGCACGCTCACCTTCAGCCAGAGCGCCAACATCTGGCACGGCGCGGGTGAGGCCGCCCATGACGACGCCGAGACCCTGCAGGCCGCGAGCGGGACCCTGCTGCTGACCCAGACGGTCACCGACGCCGATGGTGACAGCGCCTCGGCGACCGTGGACCTGAGCGCCGGAGTCTTCACCATCGAGGACGACGGTCCCAGACCCTTCTTCCCCCAGGCCGCCCATGTCCTGCTGGCGGTCGATGCGCCAGAAGCGACCCAGCAGACCGTGACGCAGTCACTGAACTTCCTGCCGGGCACGGATGGGCTCGGTGATATCGTCTTCGACCTGGCGCTGGTGGATGGCAAGCAGGCCTTCCTCAGCGTGGAGGGCAATCAGCTGTATCTCGCCAACGAGCCGCTTTCCCTCCAGTACACGGACGACACCCACCGCGGCATCCAGGCCGTCACCGACGACGGTGACATCGGCTTCGAGGCCACGATCGATGCCGAGGGCAATGTCACCTACACAGTCTTCTCCGGCTCCATCATGACGGACAGCAAGCTCACCTCGTTGACCGACCTGAGTGGTATCGGGGGCGGCAATGTCGCCTTCAAGGGATTGAACATCGGTACCAAGCAGACGCCGGACCCGGATGGCACGGATGATGTCCTGGTGTCCTCGGACATCCTTCCCCTGGGCGATACCGATCAGGGCACCGTCAACAGTACCAACGCGACCCTCGGGGTTGGCGAGGGGGCCGAGATTTCCGGCGGCGAGATCATGCGCTATGACCTGGTCAGCAATCTCTCGGTCGATGATACCCGGAATGCCGAGTCGTACAGCTTCGATGGCTATCAGGAGACCCTGGCCTTCTCGCAGGGTATCGTCGTCTCCGGTGGCAAGGAGGCGAGCTTCTTCCTGCGGATCTATTCCATGGGGCTGGACGAGTCCGCCACGGGCGCGTCGCAGTCGCTGGTCTCCGGCCCCGGCGGCGAGGGACAGCTGACCCTGACCGCCGACGAGGTCAGGATCCATGACGAGAACGGCATCGAACAGTCGGGGCATGTCACCGCCAACGCCGACGGTTCCGTGCTGGTCGAGGGCCTGCAGGATGGCTGGAGCTTCGAGATCGTCAGCGTCGATGGCAGCCTGGCCCACGAGGCCTTCAATGCCGTCGAGATCGAGGGCGTCGAACTGGCCGATGGCGCTGCCACCGGCCTCAAGCTGGGCAGTTTCAGCTATGGGCAGGAAGCGAGCGTCTCTCCCGTGAGCTTCGAGCTGCCGGTCATCGGCACGGACGCGGATGGTGACAGCCGCGATGGCCAGGTCGCCATCACCGTCTACCCCGACTCGGAGAGCATCGTGGGTGACGGCCAGGGCAATACGCTGTCGGGCACCGGCGGGGATGACAGCCTGTTCGGTCTCGAGGGTGACGATACCCTGATGGGTGGACAAGGCGACGATGTCCTGGCCGGGGGGCTGGGCGCCGATACCTTCGCCTGGCAGTTCGGCGATGGGGGCGATCAAGGCGCGCCGGGAACGCCCGCCATCGATCTCGTCACCGACTTCAACCTGAACGAAGCCGACGAGGGCGATGCGCTCCTGCTGACGGATCTGTTGCAGGACAGCGATGGCGAGTCGGACTTCGCGAACTACCTGCATGCCGTCGACGACGGCCAGGGCAATACGCTGCTGCACGTCAGCACCAGCGGCGCCTTCAGCGACGGCTTCAGTTCGGCGGAGTCGGACCAGGTCATCGCCTTGAATGGCGTCAGCATGGAGGGTGCCGATTCCTCTGCCTTCCTTCAGTCCCTGATCGACAGTGGCCAGCTCGATATCGAGTGA